The genomic window GACCATCTTGATCATCGTCGTTATCTTCGATAAGGATCATGGAGAAACCGAGGAGGAGCAATTGGAAATCAGCTAGATTGTTTCGATTGAACCAGCCTGGTAAATGAACATGGAAATTGCATGTTTTCATCGCAATCACGAATTATGCCATGAATGCGACTCAAACTCCCGATAGTTCTACCAAGGTGATCGTCGTATCAGTAGATCAGACACCAGATCGGATCGATCACTACCTCTCAAAACAAGTGGAACGCCTCACCCGTTCTCGCATCCAAAAATTGATCAAAGATGGCAAAGTTACCGTAGATCAGGAAGTCGTCAAACCGAGTTATAAAATTAAACCGGGCCAAACTATTATCATCACCTTCCCACCACCGCCGACTTATGAACTCATCCCCCAGGAAATTAATTTGAATATCATTTATGAAGATGAAAGTCTGCTGGTGATCAATAAGCAAGCTGGACTAGTGATGCATCCTGCTTATGCCAATGTCAGCGGAACACTTGTCAATGCATTATTATTTCATAGCCAGAGCCTCTCGACTTTGAGCGGCATTTACCGCCCTGGAATTGTCCATCGTTTGGACAAAGATACTTCTGGGCTATTGGTCATCGCCAAAAACGACTTTGTTCATGCCAAATTGGCCGAGCAATTCTCTCAGCGTACGATTCTGCGGGAATACCGAGCTCTGGTCTGGGGGCACTTCAAACAGAAAACTGGCCGAATCGAAACGCTCATCAACCGCAGCCTTCGAGACCGAACACGGATGACAATCTCCGCTACCACAGGGAAACCAGCAATTACGAATTATGAGGTGCTGGAGGAGTATCCGTTGATCTCCTTGCTGCGAGTGAGGCTAGAAACTGGGAGAACGCACCAGATTCGAGTGCATCTGGCTTCGAAGGGTCATCCAGTGCTCGGAGATCCCACCTATGGTGGCCGAGGCAAGCAGGTGCCGAAGTTTAATCAACAGGATCAGAAGATTGCTTTGCAATTGCTTCGCATGATGCCGCGACAGGCGCTTCATGCGAAAACATTGGGATTTGTTCATCCAGAGACTGGACAACAACTGCTATTTGATTCGGATTTGCCAGAAGATATTCAGCAGGTCATCAATTTTCTTGAAAAGCTAAAAGCTTCTAGGCAAAATACGAGCTATAAAGGATAAGATGCCTCCTCAGTTGCCCCTAATAAGAATCTGTAATTCACCACGGTGGATCTCCATTATTCGAGAACCAAATGATCAAAATTTCGCCTGAAAATAAGTCATCATCATCCGCTCCTTTTGCCTGATTTTTTCAAAAAGTCGCGGTAAGGCTTCGTCATTTTTACAATAAATCACTGGCCAATTCTGCTAATTTGGATCGCTCTCCCTTTTCAAGGGTGATGTGACCGTAAATGTTCTGTCCCTGCATTTTTTCGATCAAATAGCTGAGGCCGTTCGATTGGCTATCCAGGTAAGGATGGTCGATCTGAAATATATCCCCGGTGAACACCATTTTTGTGCCTTCACCTGCGCGAGTAATAATGGTCTTGATCTCGTGGGGGGTCAAATTTTGCGCTTCGTCCACAATGAAATAGACCTGCACCAGGCTCCGTCCCCTAATATAAGCGAGCGGTGTGATCACCAGCTTCTCTTCCTCCAGTAGTTCCTCAATCTTCTTGTGTTTTGGGTCTGACTTCGCAAATTGGTTTTTGATCACTCCGAGATTATCATAGAGCGGCTGCATATAAGGATCGAGCTTGGATTTAATATCCCCAGGCAAATAACCAATGTCCTTATTGCTCAATGGCACGATTGGCCGCGCCAGGTAAATTTGTCGATACAGCCTCCGCTTCTCCAGGGCAGCAGCCAGCGCAAGTAACGTCTTCCCGGTCCCAGCCTTGCCAGAAAGCGTTACCAACTGGATCTCGGGATTCATCAACAATTGGAGCGCGAATATTTGTTCAGCATTTCTTGGGACAATTCCGTAAACTGGCACCTTATCCACCCGTTTAATCGTCTGGGAATGCGGGTCGAAGTAACCTAACGCCGATTTTTTTCCATCTCTCAAGATGAGGTTTTCATTCGGCACCAGGGGACTATCGAGTGGAATGCCTGAGACCTCGACTTCAAACGGTGACCGGTACATTTGATCGATAAGCTGTTCCGGAACGTTCTCGACGATGCGTCTTCCTTTATATAACTGCGAAATATCACGAACGTGATCTGAGGTGTAATCTTGAGCCATTAACCCGATCGCTTTAGCCTTCATCCGCAAATTGACATCTTTGGAAACCAAAATTAGTGGTCGCCGCGGTTCTGATTTAGCGAGAAGAAAGGCCGTGTTCAAAATATGATGATCTGGCTTATTGGGCGAGAAATTGAATGCCAGTTCCTCGTGAAACTTCTGCTCCAATTTGATGGTAATCTTTCCCAGACCCGGCCCGATCTCTACCCCATTGTCAAAAATCTGATCCCCACTGAGCGAGTCCAGCGACCGCAAAAACTCCCGTGCATGGTAGTTCAGTGTCTCATTTCCCTTTTTAAATTGATCCAATTCCTCCAAAACAGATATCGGAATCACGACATCATGCTCTTGAAACTGATAAATGCATGAACTGTCATGAAGTATCACATTGGTATCAAGAACAAAAATTTTTTTCTTTTTCTGCTTCATGAGTAAATTTCCACAATCAAGACCATTCGATTTGGCATCATGCCCCGCTTTTTATTGATGCAAGTTCCGTCCTTTGCCTTTAAAATTTTTGATGAATTGATCATAATTTGCACATTTTGTTCTTGCCTTAATACTGATCGTCCATCGGGATATTTTCAAGAACCTCAGACCTCAGATCACGGTTAGGGGCAAATCTGGCTTGGCATAGCTCAATCGCGCCAACCGGCGGGTAATGTGATAGCAATCAAGTCCGCTTACCGCAACGGTCTCAGCAAGCTCCAAATCCACATATCCATCGTCCTTCAAACATTCCCGCGGCAGAAACGTTTCAACGATTGATCCAACGACGAAAATCGTATCATTGGCTTTAATATGATACTCCTCTTCATATTTCACACCCAATTTTATCAGACTTTCTTTGACATACGGCGCTGGATGTGCTGGGCTGAAATCTGGCGTTAACTGAACTGCATCGAACTCGGAAACATCGCGGTCATAGCGGGCGGCAGTTTGATGTGCGTTTTTAAAGAAGGATTGATGAACATGGTTAATGGTGTA from candidate division KSB1 bacterium includes these protein-coding regions:
- a CDS encoding RluA family pseudouridine synthase, yielding MNATQTPDSSTKVIVVSVDQTPDRIDHYLSKQVERLTRSRIQKLIKDGKVTVDQEVVKPSYKIKPGQTIIITFPPPPTYELIPQEINLNIIYEDESLLVINKQAGLVMHPAYANVSGTLVNALLFHSQSLSTLSGIYRPGIVHRLDKDTSGLLVIAKNDFVHAKLAEQFSQRTILREYRALVWGHFKQKTGRIETLINRSLRDRTRMTISATTGKPAITNYEVLEEYPLISLLRVRLETGRTHQIRVHLASKGHPVLGDPTYGGRGKQVPKFNQQDQKIALQLLRMMPRQALHAKTLGFVHPETGQQLLFDSDLPEDIQQVINFLEKLKASRQNTSYKG
- a CDS encoding PhoH family protein, producing the protein MKQKKKKIFVLDTNVILHDSSCIYQFQEHDVVIPISVLEELDQFKKGNETLNYHAREFLRSLDSLSGDQIFDNGVEIGPGLGKITIKLEQKFHEELAFNFSPNKPDHHILNTAFLLAKSEPRRPLILVSKDVNLRMKAKAIGLMAQDYTSDHVRDISQLYKGRRIVENVPEQLIDQMYRSPFEVEVSGIPLDSPLVPNENLILRDGKKSALGYFDPHSQTIKRVDKVPVYGIVPRNAEQIFALQLLMNPEIQLVTLSGKAGTGKTLLALAAALEKRRLYRQIYLARPIVPLSNKDIGYLPGDIKSKLDPYMQPLYDNLGVIKNQFAKSDPKHKKIEELLEEEKLVITPLAYIRGRSLVQVYFIVDEAQNLTPHEIKTIITRAGEGTKMVFTGDIFQIDHPYLDSQSNGLSYLIEKMQGQNIYGHITLEKGERSKLAELASDLL
- a CDS encoding flavin reductase family protein; translated protein: MEIVHFNREEIQEMEKRFRTNFINSLTGFKSANLIGSISPDGKLNLAIFSSAVHIGASPPLIGLIFRPVTVARHTYENIQASGYYTINHVHQSFFKNAHQTAARYDRDVSEFDAVQLTPDFSPAHPAPYVKESLIKLGVKYEEEYHIKANDTIFVVGSIVETFLPRECLKDDGYVDLELAETVAVSGLDCYHITRRLARLSYAKPDLPLTVI